GCGCGTTATGAAAATGTACCGGCAGTCAGCTCTATTGAAGATGATATGGATTAGGTAGTTTATATTTTTGATAAGAAGCAGCTTAAGCCGCTACGATGTAATTTTCAATTTGGTTACAAGTCTCCTTGATTTGGTTACAGCGCTATATACCGGTATGCTGACATTTGTTTTCATAAAATTTTTAATCTTATGGAAAATCAAATAGCATCATCAAACAAACAGCTTATTGCACTGGTAACCGGTGCTAACCAGGGTGTAGGTAACGAAATAGCCAAGGCTTTGGCCGCTAACGGCTATATTGTTTACGTGGGTTCGCGTAAACTTGAAAACGGCGAAAAGGCAGCCGCCAAAATCGGCGAAAAGGCAAAGGCCGTACAACTGGACGTAACCCGGCAACAAAGTGTTGACGCCGCTATAAAACAAATTGAAACAGCATACGGCAGGCTGGATTTGCTGGTTAATAACGCAGGTATCTCTCATGCCGGGACAGCACCCAAAAATCCTGAAGAACTGATGAGTACCGGAAGAGCGGTTAACGTATCGCTCGATGAAGTGCGTACCGTTTGGGAAACTAATGTTTTTGGCGTGATAGCCGTAACCCAGGCGGCTTTGCCCTTGCTGCGTAAATCAGAAGCCGCCCGCATTGTAAATGTTTCCAGCGGATTAGGCTCGCTCACCTGGATATCTGATCCGGCTTGCTGGGCACGTGAACATTTTGGTATTGTTTACGCCGCCTCTAAAACCGCGCTTAACGCCGTTACGGTAGCTTTCGCGCTCGAACTGGAAAAAGAGAACATCAAGGTGAACGCCACCAGCCCGGGCTATACCGCTACCGCTTTAAACAATTTTCAGGGAACAGACAGCCTGGAAGTTGGCTCACGCGAGCCGATACGTGTGGCTTTAGAAACCGACGGACCGACCGGCACCTTTACCGGTCCCGAAGGCCAGCTCCCCTGGTAATTAATTGCAAATTTCTCAATCCATTTTAAATATGACCGGCGGCTGAAAAGCTACCGGTCGTATTTTTATTATCATTACATCATGAAACTTGAGTCGCCCAAGATACTGAAACTGGAATCTATAAAGGAGATACACCGGATGCTCGATATTCCCGGACCGGTTCACCCGCTGATTTCTTTGCTTGATACACGGGATGAACGAATAAACCTGAGCAAGCTGCCGGTTACATACGTTACCACGCTTTATAAAATCTCGTTTATTGAAAAGCTTGGCGGTAAATTCAGATACGGCCAGGGATATTATGATTTTGACGAAGGAAGCATGGTCTTCACCGCGCCTAACCAGGTGGTTGGCAGTACAGCGGTTTACAAAGGCAACGAGGGGTATTCGCTCATTTTCCACCGCGATTTTTTGCAGGGTTATCCGCTTGCGGCTAAAATAAAGCAATATGGGTTTTTTACTTACGCATCTAACGAGGCGTTGCACCTCTCTGAAAAGGAAAGGGGAACCATATCGTCAATTTTCAATATCATCCGCGAGGAACTCGACAGCCGTATCGATGATTTTAGTCAGGAGGTAGTAATAGCGCAGATTGAATTGTTGTTGAGCTACGCGAAGCGGTTTTACAAGCGACAGTTTTTAACCAGGCAGGCGGCTACTAACAATCTGCTGCAACAGTTTGAAGAGTTGCTTAATGGTTATTTTAATGTCGATAACCCGGCAAACCAAGGTGTGCCAACGGTACAATACCTTGCCGAGCAGTTAAACTACACGCCAAACTATTTAAGCGACATGCTGCGCTCGCTAACCGGGCTTAACGCGCAGCAGCACATCCACGAAAAACTGATAGAAAAAGCGAAAGAGTTGCTCACCACCACTACCCTGACTATTAGCGAGGTTGCTTATCGGATGGGCTTTGAGCATTCGCAATCGTTCAGCAGGCTTTTTAAGATGAAGACCAGGCTTTCGCCTGTTGAATTCCGGTCAACCTTTAATTAAAACTTTTTGACCGTAAAGTTTATTTAAAGTACTATGGAATCAGACAATAAAGCCACATTAACAAAGGCCAACAGTTACGTAACTGCCGGCGATAACGAAGGTTTTTTGACCTATTGTACAGACGACGTGGTATGGGAATTTGTAGGCGACCAGGTGCTTAAAGGCAAAGACGCAATACGCGAATACATGAAGGATGCCTATGTGGAACCGCCCAGCTTCGATGTGCAAAATTTAATCGCCGAGGGCGATTTTGTAACCTCGGTAGGCCTTATCAGCATGAAGGATGAGAAAGGCCAGTTGATTAACTACTCGTATTGCGATGTATGGGAGTTTCGTGATGGCCAGATGGCTGCCTTAAAAGCATTCGTTATCGCGATATGAAATGCTTAAAAAAAAACAAAACGCCCGTTAAATTTTTAACAGGCGTTTTGCTCATACATCAGGTTTAAATTACTTCTTTTTGAGCCCTTCAACTACGCCAACGTAAGCGGGTTTACGCACATAGCCCTCAGTCCATAAGCCAATCGGCTCACCTGCCCGCCAGAATGAACTTGCCGGACTATCGAGCGGGCTCCATATAGTGATGCCATATTGCTGCGCCTTAGGTATTATTTCAAAATACTTTTGAATAACAAAGGTGTACATCTCCTTTTGCGCAGCGTAATCTGCAGCTGTAGCCTGCGGCGTTTTTACGCCCGCGGCGATACCCATATCCAATTCTGATACCTTGATCAGTTTGCCGGTAGCGGCAAGCAGCGTGAACATTTCTACAATCTTTTCACGATCAGCATTAGCGTTAATATGCATTTGAGTACCTATGCCATCAACTTTGGCGCCCTGGCTTTCTATATATTTTACATAGTTTATTAACCCGCGGCATTTGGCCAGGCTGTACTCCAGGTTATAATCATTAATAAAATGAATATCAGTAGCATTGCCATACTGCCTCGCAAACTGGAAGGCTTTAACGGCATAATCCTTACCCATATAATCCTGCCAGTAAAATTCGTCAGCAGCAGTGGTTCGGCCAATGCCTGTTTTCAATTCATCCGGCTTGCCGTCATCCATAGGCTCATTTACTACGTCCCACACCTTTACGTCATCTTTGGTAGCGGTAACTATACCTTTTATCCATGTTTCCATTGCCTGGATGATCAGCATACGTTTTTCTTCCGCAGTTTTTTCTACTTTAACCTGCCCGCCTGTAGCGTTGTACTTTTTAAGGGTGATATCATCAAAGTAATAATTAGTGGCGGTTTTACCTAAGTTAAAGGCAATTGCCCCGCTGGTAGCCATGTCCTGAGTTACCGTAATTTGTTTGGTGTAAGTTATCCATTGGGTAGTGGCCGATATGGTACCAAAAAAATCCCAATGTTTATAGGCACCCGGCGTAACGTGTGCTTGCGTGCTGAATGAAGCAGGGGCATCAGCACGCACCTTCATACTTAGCTCATATTGTTCGCCTGCAACCACAGCCGGCGAAAACTTTAAAAAGAACTGCGCCTCCCAGTCATTGGCCCGTACGGTGGCGTTTGTCATTTTAAACGCACGACCGGTTCCGCCTGCTCCCTCTCCGGCGGCGGTAAAGCTCGTGGTTAGATTTGCGTTCACCTGGTAGTTTGTCGCGGCGTCGGTTTCAAAATCGGCACCGGTTACCAAATCCCACGTCGGCCCGGTTGATGATGTGATAACGGGCGCAATTAAACTTTTTAGGTACGTAGCATTTTGGTTGGCGTGCCAGGCCAACGTGTGCCCGTAAACCGTTAAGCCTGCATTTTTGGCAATACTCACCAAGTTAGTTACCGGCGTTAGCGCCAGCTCTCCGTTTGCCTGTACTACGGCGCCGTGTTTCATTTCGTAACCCAACGTTATCTCATCAAAGTTGGAGTTAACCAGGCGGTACATCAGGCCTTTGCTCACATAATCATTCATTGATACCGCGGCGCCTAATTTAAATGCAGGGTTAGCCTGCCTGTCCAGGTAACTTTTTAAAGGTTCGTAAGCGTCTATCTGTTCCTGGTCAGCTATCGTAGCAGGCTTTGCTACTTCATAATCAAGCGCTTCGTATTTAGAACATGATGCTAAAACTACTGAACCGGCCAGGATCAGCGTTGCTTTATACAATTGTTTCATTTTATCTTTCTGATCTAAGTATTGTTATTTAATCGGGTTAAAGGTCTCCATCTTAACCCCTCTGTCACGCATTACCAATGTATCGGTAGTAGCCACCCGCATATCGGTCAGATCTACCCTATAATTCAGATATAAAGCATCGCGATCCTGCGCGCCCCAGCTGTTCCTTTCGCCGCGCTTTACAAACTTGCCGTTGCCTGTCGCGGTGTAACCGCTGCCTGCCGCAGCTACGGTGCAATTGCCTTCGTTATCAAAAGTGAGCAACAACGGACAGCTTACATCTACATTGCCGGCGCCCTTGTAAACCAATGGAAACACGGCCTGCGTAAGCGTGCGGGTGCTTAGGGCCTTAACCTCATCGCGCTCAACATACTGGTTATGCCTTACAATGGTCTTGGTTAAATCAGTGTTTCCGTTTTTACCTTCCATTTCGTCGCGCCCCCGACGCAGGTAATTACCCGTCCAGGTGTTGATATATTTAATGGCATAAAGCGTAAACTTTCTGGCCTGCAATATGGAGTCTGCATTAGTTACACCGGTCATGGTTATCGGTATTACGTAGGTAACCTTGGTCGACTGCGGGTCATTAAAATAGGCATCGGTAAATTGTACCTCTACCCCACCCGCGATTTTACCTTTCGGGATGATGATCCTGTCAGAAGCCAGGCGGTAGTAAGAGGCAGGCATCGGCTGCACATCTCCGCTATAGTCAGGCGGATTGAACTTCAACCCTTGCGTTAAATCGTTATTCACCGCGATGTTGATGGTGATATCTTTTTCGTTTGAATAAACACCGCCGGTTGTAGCCATTATTTGGCATTTGTGCGCGTTATCAAGTGAGGTATCAAACAAATCCTCCCCCATGGTAAGCGTGCGTACCGGGTATTGGTACGCAAAGTAAACCGACTGCACGCCGTAGTCCGGAAAGTCCCATTTTTCATTCTTGCACGACGAAAACGCAAACAGTGCTAAAAGGCCTATATTAATTAATCTTCTCATTTTTATCTTTTTAATCGTTACACTTAATTACCAGCCGTTATTTTGCTGAAGCGCTTTAAACTTCAATATCTCGCTATATGGTACTGGTCCATAGTTCATAAAGCTTGCATAAGCCCGGTTTTCCACCGTTATCGGTGTGTATGTGCTTTGCATAATATTTACGCCCAGGGCCGGTTCGTTCAGGTTGGCATTCCAACGGCGTAAATCCCAAAACCTGAAACCTTCAAAACATAGCTCCAGCCTTCTCTCATTCCTGATCAGCGTACGCATGGCGTTTTTATCTCCCTTGATTGATTCGAGATATGCGTCGCCATTATTCAGGCCCACACCTGCGCGCTGGCGGATCTTTTTGATCACGTCATAAGCAGAATAGCTATGTCCGCCGGTGGCTAAAGGGCCCCAAGCCTCGTTTGCAGCTTCGGCATAAATGAGATAAATTTCGGTATAGCGTATGTGCGGGTTATAGTGCTTTTGATTACTGATAGAGCTGGAGCTACGGTTAACATCCTGCCTTAACAGTTTACGCATATAATAACCCGTACGGGTTGATGTTTCCACCTTGTTAAGCCCATCATTGGTATTACGATCTGTGGCGGTATAAATGGTGGATGACCCGGGACCGGCAGTGCTGCCATTTAACACAATGTATAAAGCCAGCCTTGGGTCGCGATTTGTGTATGGTGTAGCTTCGTTATAGCCGCTGGCTGTGTTATCAATAGGGTAACCATTGGCTGCCGGAAAGGCGTCAACCAGGTTTTGGGTTGGGTTCAAGCGCCCACTGCCTGATAGTGTTGGCGGAAAATGACTGGCCTCCAGATCACTATTTTGCGCGATGGATGTACGCCACATTACTTCGGGCGGGTTAGCACCCGAACCCAGGCCATCAATCTGGTTGCCGCTACCACCCGCGTACCAGGTAAGCCCGTTAGCTGCCAGGCCGTTAACGCCACCATTAAGGTCGATAACCGCTGCGGCATAGTTCGCCGCATTTTCCCAGGTGGTGCTTGAGCCTTCCGCGAAAGCCGGGCTTGCCGCCATCAGCGCCGCTTTAGCACGGATGGCCTTTGCAATGCGCGCCGTAAACCGCTGACTGAACAGCCTGCCAAACACACGATTGTAAATTTCTGTAGCAACGCCACTGTATTTAGCAGGAATGTCTGACGGTGATGAGATATCCCGGTAATCAAGCGGCAACAACTCTTCAGCCTGCTCCAGATCAGCATAAACCTGCTTCATGCAGTCATCAAACTTAGCGCGCGGCTGGTTAAAGTCTGACGATGGAGTTTCGGGCTGCAACAGTATCGGGAAACCCAAAAGTTCTCCGCCCGCTTTGCCGCCATGCGCCTGCAACATATAATACATAAACATCGCACGTAAACCAAATGCTTCACCTTTCAGCCTGTCCTTAAACATCTGGTTGAGTTTTGGGTCGAGCGCGTCAAAAGTAACTTTGTCGGCTTCGGTCAAAAACATGTTGAGGTACTGTATGGCAGCCTTTGAGTTAGTCCACTGATCAAGCGGGTTAAAACTGGCCGTCCATTGCCCGGTGGCTATTTTTGAAAAGCCGCTATTCAAGTCGTTAGTTACCGCATTATCGGTTGCAACATCGCTAAACGTCCATCCGTTTGTTGGTATACGGGTGTAACCGTTAAGCAGCAAACCATGCGCAAGTAAAGGCTCATCATATATATTTTCAAACTTGCCGTTGTTTTGCAGGGCAGGCTCTACAAATTTTTTGCAGCCGCACAAGGCAAAAACAGTTATTAATAGTATTGAAATTCTTTTCATATCAGTTTTCATTATATGGCCTTAAAAGCCCGCTTTTACACCCAGATTGTATAACCTTACCTGCGGAGCCGCGCCAATATTCATTTCCATCAGTTTACGCTCTTTGGCAACAGTAAGCAGGTTAAAGCCGGTAACATACATACCTATACTTTTTAAAAGCTTGCCTTTAAGTAATGTCTCAGGCAGATTGTATGAAATCTGGACCTTTGTCAAATCAAAACGATCAGTACTGTACAGCCAGAAATCAGAGTTACGGAAGTTGTTATCGCTTGTAAGCGTAGTTAGGCGCGGGTAAGTAGCGGTATTTTTGGTTTCTTCCGTCCAGCGTCCGCGTACTACCTCCGAGTATTTGTCCTGCCCGTCAACCCAAAAGTATGAGCTGTTTTTCATTGCCTTGGCACCAAAACGGCCGGTAGCCAGGGCGAAGAATGTAAAGCTTTTCCAGCGGGCGGTAAGATTAAGGCCCAGCGTAAGCGGTGAACCAAACCATCCCCCCTTACCCAGGTCAACCTCGTCCTGCAGGTTTACTATACCATCACCGTTGATGTCCTTATACTTAATGTCTCCTGCTTTTACCTGGCCAAAAGCGGGTTGAGGCAGGCCATTACCGGTATTTGCGGCGGTAGCTTCAGCAGCATC
This Mucilaginibacter defluvii DNA region includes the following protein-coding sequences:
- a CDS encoding SDR family NAD(P)-dependent oxidoreductase gives rise to the protein MENQIASSNKQLIALVTGANQGVGNEIAKALAANGYIVYVGSRKLENGEKAAAKIGEKAKAVQLDVTRQQSVDAAIKQIETAYGRLDLLVNNAGISHAGTAPKNPEELMSTGRAVNVSLDEVRTVWETNVFGVIAVTQAALPLLRKSEAARIVNVSSGLGSLTWISDPACWAREHFGIVYAASKTALNAVTVAFALELEKENIKVNATSPGYTATALNNFQGTDSLEVGSREPIRVALETDGPTGTFTGPEGQLPW
- a CDS encoding helix-turn-helix transcriptional regulator, which gives rise to MKLESPKILKLESIKEIHRMLDIPGPVHPLISLLDTRDERINLSKLPVTYVTTLYKISFIEKLGGKFRYGQGYYDFDEGSMVFTAPNQVVGSTAVYKGNEGYSLIFHRDFLQGYPLAAKIKQYGFFTYASNEALHLSEKERGTISSIFNIIREELDSRIDDFSQEVVIAQIELLLSYAKRFYKRQFLTRQAATNNLLQQFEELLNGYFNVDNPANQGVPTVQYLAEQLNYTPNYLSDMLRSLTGLNAQQHIHEKLIEKAKELLTTTTLTISEVAYRMGFEHSQSFSRLFKMKTRLSPVEFRSTFN
- a CDS encoding nuclear transport factor 2 family protein, with amino-acid sequence MESDNKATLTKANSYVTAGDNEGFLTYCTDDVVWEFVGDQVLKGKDAIREYMKDAYVEPPSFDVQNLIAEGDFVTSVGLISMKDEKGQLINYSYCDVWEFRDGQMAALKAFVIAI
- a CDS encoding endo-1,4-beta-xylanase, giving the protein MKQLYKATLILAGSVVLASCSKYEALDYEVAKPATIADQEQIDAYEPLKSYLDRQANPAFKLGAAVSMNDYVSKGLMYRLVNSNFDEITLGYEMKHGAVVQANGELALTPVTNLVSIAKNAGLTVYGHTLAWHANQNATYLKSLIAPVITSSTGPTWDLVTGADFETDAATNYQVNANLTTSFTAAGEGAGGTGRAFKMTNATVRANDWEAQFFLKFSPAVVAGEQYELSMKVRADAPASFSTQAHVTPGAYKHWDFFGTISATTQWITYTKQITVTQDMATSGAIAFNLGKTATNYYFDDITLKKYNATGGQVKVEKTAEEKRMLIIQAMETWIKGIVTATKDDVKVWDVVNEPMDDGKPDELKTGIGRTTAADEFYWQDYMGKDYAVKAFQFARQYGNATDIHFINDYNLEYSLAKCRGLINYVKYIESQGAKVDGIGTQMHINANADREKIVEMFTLLAATGKLIKVSELDMGIAAGVKTPQATAADYAAQKEMYTFVIQKYFEIIPKAQQYGITIWSPLDSPASSFWRAGEPIGLWTEGYVRKPAYVGVVEGLKKK
- a CDS encoding DUF5627 domain-containing protein: MRRLINIGLLALFAFSSCKNEKWDFPDYGVQSVYFAYQYPVRTLTMGEDLFDTSLDNAHKCQIMATTGGVYSNEKDITINIAVNNDLTQGLKFNPPDYSGDVQPMPASYYRLASDRIIIPKGKIAGGVEVQFTDAYFNDPQSTKVTYVIPITMTGVTNADSILQARKFTLYAIKYINTWTGNYLRRGRDEMEGKNGNTDLTKTIVRHNQYVERDEVKALSTRTLTQAVFPLVYKGAGNVDVSCPLLLTFDNEGNCTVAAAGSGYTATGNGKFVKRGERNSWGAQDRDALYLNYRVDLTDMRVATTDTLVMRDRGVKMETFNPIK
- a CDS encoding RagB/SusD family nutrient uptake outer membrane protein yields the protein MKRISILLITVFALCGCKKFVEPALQNNGKFENIYDEPLLAHGLLLNGYTRIPTNGWTFSDVATDNAVTNDLNSGFSKIATGQWTASFNPLDQWTNSKAAIQYLNMFLTEADKVTFDALDPKLNQMFKDRLKGEAFGLRAMFMYYMLQAHGGKAGGELLGFPILLQPETPSSDFNQPRAKFDDCMKQVYADLEQAEELLPLDYRDISSPSDIPAKYSGVATEIYNRVFGRLFSQRFTARIAKAIRAKAALMAASPAFAEGSSTTWENAANYAAAVIDLNGGVNGLAANGLTWYAGGSGNQIDGLGSGANPPEVMWRTSIAQNSDLEASHFPPTLSGSGRLNPTQNLVDAFPAANGYPIDNTASGYNEATPYTNRDPRLALYIVLNGSTAGPGSSTIYTATDRNTNDGLNKVETSTRTGYYMRKLLRQDVNRSSSSISNQKHYNPHIRYTEIYLIYAEAANEAWGPLATGGHSYSAYDVIKKIRQRAGVGLNNGDAYLESIKGDKNAMRTLIRNERRLELCFEGFRFWDLRRWNANLNEPALGVNIMQSTYTPITVENRAYASFMNYGPVPYSEILKFKALQQNNGW